In Embleya scabrispora, the DNA window CGGCCCGGCGGGAGTTGTTCGAGGAGGCGCACCACGAGGCCGCCGTCTGGAACGTGCTGGTGGACATCTACACCACTCCCGGCTCCTCGGACGAGGCGATCCGGGTGTTCCTCGCACGCGGGTTGTCCGAGTCCACCGCCGAGCGGTTCGCGGTGGAGCACGAGGAGGTCGGGATGGAGCTCGCCTGGCTGCCGGTGGACGAGGCGATCGGGCTGATCCTGGCGGGCGAAGTGCACAATCCGATACTGGTTTCGGGGGCATTGGCGCTGGCGGCCGCGCGGGCGGGGGACGGGTTGGACGCGCTGCGGGCCGCGGACGCGCCCTGGCCGGCTCGGCCGTTCTGACGGGCCGCGGTCGCGTCCGGGTGGGCACGGGATGCTTGTGCCCACCCGCTCACCCGTTGCCCCGGGGGCGAAAGGCCCGGGATTTCGCGACCCGGGGTTGGCGAGTCGGACCCTGTGGGCGGCTGCGTGGTCGTAATCTGCGCGATGGGTGTGGGTGAGACAGGGGGCGTCTGCGGTGGGTGTGACCGGGGAGTCCGAGGTCGCGTGCGCGTCGACCGAGGGGCTGGTTCCCGGAATGCGCGCGCCGGTCGGGACGTTGCCCGCGATCGTGGACCAACTGCCGCCCGGCGGACCCGACTTCGTCGGGCGTACCGACGAACTCGACACCCTCTACACCTGGGTGACCGGACCCGGCGCGGCGATCCCCGCGCAACTCGCGCCGACCGATCCGGAACACCCCGGCACCACCCGCACGGTGTGGCTGCCCCGGGACCGGGTGGTCGCGATCACCGGACCGGTGGGGGTGGGGCGCACCGAGTTCGCGGTACGGCTCGCCCATCGGCTGGCCCCGCACTTCCCGGACGGGCGGCTCTACGCCCGGCTCACCGGGCCGCGCGGTGAGCTGATCCCGCCGGGCGACGTGCTGGAGTCGATGTTGTACGCGCTCGGCACGGCGAGCATCCCCTCCGCACACGAGGAGCGCATCCGCCTCTTTCGCGAGCACCTGGACGGCAAACGGTTCCTGATCCTCCTCGAGGACGTGACCGGGACGCCGCAGTTGCGGCCCCTGCTGCCGGAGAGCCCGACCACGCTCGTGATGGTCACCTCGGTGGCCCCGCTCACCGGCCTGGGGCGGGCGGCGGCGGTGCGCAGTTGTGCGCTGGACATGCTCGACTCGCGCGCCGCGGCGGAGTTGCTCGGCAACCTCGCCGGGCACACCCGGGTCGCGTGCGATCCGCGGGCCGCGGACGAGTTGGCCACGCTGTGCGACTACCACCCCGCGGCGCTGCGGATGGCGGGCGCGTGGTTGCGGGCCCGGCCGCGCTACGCGATGGCCGATGTCGGGCGGCGGCTGCGGGCCGAGCGGTTGCGGCTGCACGAGCAGGCCGGGGACGACCTGGCGGTGCGGGCGTGCTTCTCGCTGATCCATCGTGAACTGGTGCCGTCGGCCGCCCGACTGCTGCGGCTGCTCGCGCTGGTGCCGGGGCGCGAGTTCGGCGCTGACGCCGCCGCGGCGCTGGCCGACTGCGGGCCGGACGCGGCGACCCGGTCGTTGATCGAGCTGCGCGAGCTGCACCTGTTGGAGCAGGGCTCGGTACCGGGCCGCTTTCGCTTCCACGACCTGGTGCGCGGCTATGTACAAGAGCGCCTGGACGCGGAGGAGCGGCCCGGCGAGCGGCGCAACGCCCGGGTGCGGCTGCTCGACCGGTATGTGCGCCTGGCCCGCTCGGCGGAGCGGATCATCATCGGCGCGGGCGGTCCGGACCCGGCCGCCGACGTGCGCTTCGACAGCGCCGACGAGGCCCGCGCGTGGTTGCGCGACGAGCGGCCCGAGCTGCTGGCCGCCGCCCGGGTGGCCGCCGCGGCCGGACTGGACGCGGCGACGCGCCGGCTGGTCTCGGTGCTCACCCGGCTCCTGGACCGCCGCGCGCACTGGAGCGACGTACGCGAACTGCACGAACTCGCGCTGACCACCGCGCGCCGGGCCGGCTCCGGCCGGCAGGAGGCGGTGGCCCTGCTCAATCTGGGCAACCTGCACGTCGCGCGCGCGGAACTGGAGGAGGCGCTGTCCTGCTACCGCGCGGCGCTCGAGGTCTCCCGCGGGCTGGGCGACCCGGCCGGCGAGGGGCGGGCGATGGTCAACCTCGGCAATGCCTACGCCGACCTGGGCGACCTGCAGCGGGCCGCCGACTGGTACGACCGGTCGCTGCTGCTGCGCCGCACCATCGGCGACGCGGCCGGCCAGGCGCGGGTGCTCTCCCACCTCGGCCGGCTGCACGCGCGGATGGGCCGCTTCGAGCAGTCGGTGCGCGACCACCGGGCGGCGCTCGGGGTGCGTCGGCGGATCGGCAACCCCGCCGACATCGGCCGGGTGCTGGCGGACATCGCCGCCGTGCTCGGCGAGGCGGGTCGGGTGCCGGAGGCGCTGACGGTGTACCGGGACGCGATGGAGGCGTTTCGCGCGGCCGGCGACGAGCGGCTGGAGGCGCTGGCGCTGTTGCAGAGCGCCGAACTGGCGCTCGATTCGGGCGACGCCCGGGACGCCCGATCGCGCCGCCGGCAGGCATTGGCCCTGCTCGTGGACGCGGGCGCGCCCGAGGCCGACGAGGTCCGCCGCTTTCTGGGTGACGAGTGATCCCCTTCCGGGTACTCGCTGCTGTCCAAAGTTTTTGGGCGCAACCTACGAAATAGACAAGCGGTCGAGTCCTCACTGCCACTTTGTAAGGTTGGCGGGGGGTTCCAACCGCACTAAGCTAGGGACACCACGAGGTACGGCGTGCATTCGCATGCTCGCGCTCGCCGGTGCCCAACCCTCTGTCGACAGGACTTGATAGCCGTGAAGGTCGGTATCCCCCGCGAGGTCAAGAACCACGAGTACCGCGTGGCGATCACGCCCGCCGGCGTGCACGAGCTCGTGCGCAACGGTCACGAGGTCTTCATCGAGCACGACGCCGGCGTCGGCTCGTCCATCCCGAACGAGGAGTACGTGGCCGCGGGGGCGACCATCCTCGGCACGGCGGACGAGGTCTGGGCGACCGGCGAGCTGATCCTGAAGGTCAAGGAGCCGATCGCCTCCGAGTTCGGCCGGCTCCGCAAGGACCAGACGCTGTTCACCTACCTGCACCTCGCCGCGGGTAAGGAGTGCACCGAGGCCCTGCTCAACGCCGGGACCACGTCCATCGCCTACGAGACGGTGCAGCTGCCCAACGGCGCGCTGCCGCTGCTCGCGCCGATGTCCGAGGTGGCCGGTCGGCTCGCGCCGCAGGTCGGCTCGTACCACCTGATGGCGCAGGGCGGTGGTCGCGGCACCCTCATGGGCGGCGTCTCCGGCGTCTACGCCGCGAAGGTCGTCGTGATCGGCGCCGGTGTCTCGGGGATGAACGCCGCGGCGATCGCGCTCGGCATGCAGGCCGAGGTGCTGCTGCTCGACCGGAACATCCAGGCGCTGCGCGACGCGGACCGGATCTACCAGGGGCATCTTCAGACGGTCGCGTCGAACACGTACGAGATCGAGAAGGCCGTGCTGGATGCGGACCTGGTCATCGGCGCGGTGCTGATTCCGGGCGCGAAGGCGCCGAAGCTGATCACCAACGAGCTGGTGTCGCGGATGAAGCCGGGCTCGGTGCTGGTCGACATCGCGATCGACCAGGGTGGGTGCTTCGAGGACTCGCACGCCACGACGCACGACGACCCGGTGTACAAGGTGCACAACTCGATCTTCTACTGCGTGGCGAACATGCCGGGTGCGGTGCCGCACACGTCTACGTATGCGCTGACGAATGCGACGCTGCCGTACATCGTGCAGTTGGCGAATCGTGGGTGGCGTGAGGCGGCGAAGGCGGATCGGGCGTTGGCGCTGGGTCTGTCGACGCATGAGGGTCGGCTTACGAATGCGGCTGTGGGCGAGGCGCTGGGGATTGACGCCGTTTCGCTCGAAGAGGTCCTGGGTTCCTGACCCCGTTTCGATTGGCCTCAAGCGCCGGCCGGGCTGAGGTTGGCTTGGCTGGGGCTTGAGGGCTGCGGTTTGACTGCTTGGCCTCAAGCGCCGGCCGGGCTGAGTGGCCTCAAGCGCCGGCCGGGCTGAGTGGCCTCAAGCGCCGGCCGGGCTGAGTGGCCTCAAGCGCCGGCCGGGCTGAGTGGCCTCAAGCGCCGGCCGGGCTGAGGTTGGCTTGGCTGGGGCTTGAGGGCTGCGGTTTGACTGCTTGGCTTCAAGCGCCGGGCGCGCTGCTTGGCTGGGGTTGAGGGTTGTGGTTTGGCTGCTTGGGTTCGGGTGCCGGCTGGGCTGAGCCGGAGTTGGGCCTGTTGAGGTTGTTGTTCGCATGCCGTACACCCCCGATGACGTGGGTGTGCGGCATGTGGTGTTTTGGGCGCCAGAATGAGGGCGTGGAGATCGCTGTCGAGGAGTATTTGGGGTATTTGGGGCTTCGGCGTGGGTTGGCCCGCAATACGTTGGTTGCCTATCGGCGGGATCTTGGGCGGTACCTCCTCTATGTGCGTGGGCTAGGCATCGAGGGGCTGGGCGGGGTTCGGGTCGCGGATGTGCGTGCGTTTGGTGAGGCGTTGCGGGATGAGGGATTGGCGCCGGCTTCCGTGGCGCGGGCGCTTGTGGCCGTGCGGGGGTTTCACGCGTTCGCGGTGAGTGCCGGGTGGGTTGCCGTGGATGTGGCGGGTGGGGTTGCTCCGCCCCCGGTGGCTTCGGTGCGGCGGCGTGGGGATGTGCTGTCGCCGGAGTCGGTGGAGGCGTTGTTCGTTGCCGCTTCGGCTGCCTCGGGGGTGTTCGGGCTTCGGGATCGGGCCTTGGTCGAGGTGTTGTATGGGTGTGGGGCTCGGGTTTCGGAAGCGGTGGGCATGGACCTCGCCGATGTCGATTTGGCGGCCGGCACGATCGGGCTTCGCGGTTCGGGTGGGCGGCGGCGGGTCGTGCCCTTGGGGGCGAGTGCCTTGGCCGCGCTCGACGTGTACCTGATGCGGGCGCGCCCGGAGTTGGCCGCTTCGGGATCCGGTGGCGCCGCCGTCTTCCTCAACGCGCGAGGCGGCCGGCTGTCACGGCAGAGCGGGTGGGCCGTGCTTGCCGACGCGGCCGGCCGATGTGCTCCGGAGCGGGGCATCTCCCCACGTACGCTTCGGAGTTCGTTCGCCACACATTTGCTCGACGGTGGGGCCGATGTCCGGGTCGTCCAGGAACTCCTGGGTCATTCCTCGGTGTCCACGACCCGAGTCTACGTGCGCGAAACCCCCGACCGACCACATCAGATGTACTGAGGATCCCACCCTCGGGCGCTTGACTGGATCACCTCACATGTTGCATGCGTCGGGCGGTTCGCCTTGCTGCGACCGTCCGCAACGCCATAGAGTCGCGATCCGTCGGCAAGGACTCAGGCTGACGAAGCAAGAAATGACCTGGTCGGCAAGGAGGTAAGACGACTTGTGAACGAGTCGACATTTGCTCCCGGGGGTGCCCAGCCAGGGGCGGCGCCGGGCCGTGCAGCGCCGACTACCTCTTCCTACGGGCCCGCCGACGGCCCGCAGGACCAGCAGGGGACGCGCACGGACGCCGCCGTCCAGGCGGGCCACACCGCCCCGGCCGGCCAGGCCGGGCCCGAAGGGCTCGATGGCCCGGACGCGCACGAGTACGCCTACGACATGTACTACTACGACGACGAGTTGCGCTACGCCGAGGAACTGCGTGGCGGACCGTTCGACCCCGACGCGGACTACGAACCGGATCCGGAATACGCCGCGACCCTCGCTCCCGACGCCGCCACGCAGCGGCGCGAGCGGGTCGGCCCGACCGGGCGCGCCCTTCCCTACTTCCCGATCCCGGCGCCGGTGAGCGAACACGGACCGGCGAAGATCATCGCGATGTGCAACCAGAAGGGCGGCGTCGGCAAGACCACGTCGACCATCAACCTGGGTGCCGCGCTGGCCGAATACGGCCGCCGGGTCCTGCTCGTGGACTTCGACCCCCAGGGCGCACTTTCGGTGGGCCTGGGCGTCAACCCCATGGAGCTCGAACTCACGGTCTACAACCTGCTGATGGAAAGTCATCTCAGCGCGGACGACGTGCTGCTGAAGACGATCATCCCCGGCATGGACCTGTTGCCCAGCAACATCGACTTGTCGGCCGCCGAGGTCCAACTGGTCACCGAGGTCGCCCGGGAGACCACACTCTCGCGCGCGATCCGGCCGCTGGTCAACGACTACGACTACATCATCATCGACTGCCAGCCCTCGCTCGGTCTGCTCACGGTCAACGCGCTCACCGCGGCGAACAGCGTCATCGTGCCGCTGGAGTGCGAGTTCTTCGCGCTGCGCGGCGTGGCGCTGCTGACCGAGACGATCGAGAAGGTGCACGAGCGGCTGAACCCCGACCTCGTGCTCGACGGCATCCTGGCGACGATGTACGACGTGCGCACCGTGCACGGCCGCGAGGTCTTGGCCCGGGTCAC includes these proteins:
- a CDS encoding ParA family protein; amino-acid sequence: MYYYDDELRYAEELRGGPFDPDADYEPDPEYAATLAPDAATQRRERVGPTGRALPYFPIPAPVSEHGPAKIIAMCNQKGGVGKTTSTINLGAALAEYGRRVLLVDFDPQGALSVGLGVNPMELELTVYNLLMESHLSADDVLLKTIIPGMDLLPSNIDLSAAEVQLVTEVARETTLSRAIRPLVNDYDYIIIDCQPSLGLLTVNALTAANSVIVPLECEFFALRGVALLTETIEKVHERLNPDLVLDGILATMYDVRTVHGREVLARVTEAFGDQVFHTVIGRTVRFPETTVAGEPITTYASNSVGAAAYRQLAREVLARCRAE
- a CDS encoding tetratricopeptide repeat protein, which gives rise to MGVTGESEVACASTEGLVPGMRAPVGTLPAIVDQLPPGGPDFVGRTDELDTLYTWVTGPGAAIPAQLAPTDPEHPGTTRTVWLPRDRVVAITGPVGVGRTEFAVRLAHRLAPHFPDGRLYARLTGPRGELIPPGDVLESMLYALGTASIPSAHEERIRLFREHLDGKRFLILLEDVTGTPQLRPLLPESPTTLVMVTSVAPLTGLGRAAAVRSCALDMLDSRAAAELLGNLAGHTRVACDPRAADELATLCDYHPAALRMAGAWLRARPRYAMADVGRRLRAERLRLHEQAGDDLAVRACFSLIHRELVPSAARLLRLLALVPGREFGADAAAALADCGPDAATRSLIELRELHLLEQGSVPGRFRFHDLVRGYVQERLDAEERPGERRNARVRLLDRYVRLARSAERIIIGAGGPDPAADVRFDSADEARAWLRDERPELLAAARVAAAAGLDAATRRLVSVLTRLLDRRAHWSDVRELHELALTTARRAGSGRQEAVALLNLGNLHVARAELEEALSCYRAALEVSRGLGDPAGEGRAMVNLGNAYADLGDLQRAADWYDRSLLLRRTIGDAAGQARVLSHLGRLHARMGRFEQSVRDHRAALGVRRRIGNPADIGRVLADIAAVLGEAGRVPEALTVYRDAMEAFRAAGDERLEALALLQSAELALDSGDARDARSRRRQALALLVDAGAPEADEVRRFLGDE
- a CDS encoding NUDIX domain-containing protein, which gives rise to MNDPRIRARIGDTPESWPVSASETPFRGRVWSMRSDQVEMPDGSSARRDYLAHPGSVGVVALDEQGRILVLRQYRHPVRQKLWEIPAGLLDVAGEHPLHAARRELFEEAHHEAAVWNVLVDIYTTPGSSDEAIRVFLARGLSESTAERFAVEHEEVGMELAWLPVDEAIGLILAGEVHNPILVSGALALAAARAGDGLDALRAADAPWPARPF
- a CDS encoding tyrosine-type recombinase/integrase — encoded protein: MEIAVEEYLGYLGLRRGLARNTLVAYRRDLGRYLLYVRGLGIEGLGGVRVADVRAFGEALRDEGLAPASVARALVAVRGFHAFAVSAGWVAVDVAGGVAPPPVASVRRRGDVLSPESVEALFVAASAASGVFGLRDRALVEVLYGCGARVSEAVGMDLADVDLAAGTIGLRGSGGRRRVVPLGASALAALDVYLMRARPELAASGSGGAAVFLNARGGRLSRQSGWAVLADAAGRCAPERGISPRTLRSSFATHLLDGGADVRVVQELLGHSSVSTTRVYVRETPDRPHQMY
- the ald gene encoding alanine dehydrogenase, with the translated sequence MKVGIPREVKNHEYRVAITPAGVHELVRNGHEVFIEHDAGVGSSIPNEEYVAAGATILGTADEVWATGELILKVKEPIASEFGRLRKDQTLFTYLHLAAGKECTEALLNAGTTSIAYETVQLPNGALPLLAPMSEVAGRLAPQVGSYHLMAQGGGRGTLMGGVSGVYAAKVVVIGAGVSGMNAAAIALGMQAEVLLLDRNIQALRDADRIYQGHLQTVASNTYEIEKAVLDADLVIGAVLIPGAKAPKLITNELVSRMKPGSVLVDIAIDQGGCFEDSHATTHDDPVYKVHNSIFYCVANMPGAVPHTSTYALTNATLPYIVQLANRGWREAAKADRALALGLSTHEGRLTNAAVGEALGIDAVSLEEVLGS